A window of the Brassica oleracea var. oleracea cultivar TO1000 chromosome C1, BOL, whole genome shotgun sequence genome harbors these coding sequences:
- the LOC106327527 gene encoding alpha-glucosidase 2-like isoform X1 yields the protein MQLDHSQKEEGKNIVKMTISGDNSETIGIAPTEMIFEPILEDAVFRFDCSVEHRKAAFPSVSFKNIKDREVSVISHNVPAYTPTCVCLEEKQVVTFEFPLGTSFYGTGEVGGELERTGKRVFTWNTDAWGYGPGTTPLYQSHPWVLVVLPTGETLGVLADTTQKCEIDLRKEGIIRIIAPTSYPIITFGPFSSPTAVLESLSHAIGTVFMPPKWALGYHQCRFSYMSEKRVAEIAQTFRDKKIPADVIWMDIDYMDGFRCFTFDKERFPDPSALANYLHNNGFKAVWMLDPGIKKEEGYSVYDSGSKDDVWVKQADGKPFIGEVWPGPCVFPDYTNSKTRSWWASLVQDFISNGVDGIWNDMNEPAVFNTVTKTMPENNIHCGDDELGGVQNHSHYHNVYGTLMARSTYEGIDLADKNKRPFVLTRAGFIGSQRYAATWTGDNLSTWEHLHMSISMVLQLGLSGQPLSGPDIGGFGGNATPRLFGRWMGVGAMFPFCRGHSEVATDDHEPWSFGGECEEVCRAALKRRYQLLPHFYTLFYIAHTTGAPVAAPIFFADPKDSRLRTVENAFLLGPLLIYASTLNNQGSHELHHIMPKGTWLRFDFEDSHPDLPTLFLQGGSIISVAPPHLHVGEFTLSDDLTLLVSLDENGKAEGLLFEDDGDGYGYTKGKFLITNYIAEKHSSIVTVKVSKIEGDWQRPKRRVHVRLLLGGGAMLDAWGMDGETIQINVPSEHEVSELTTKSNESFKIHMENTKLIPEKEIVPGQKGMELSRVPIELNNGNWKLNIIPWIGGRILSMSHVPSGVQWLHSRIDINGYEEYSSTEYWSSGCTEEYNIIETDLEHASEEESLILEGDVGGGLVLQRKITIPSDNPNILRIASTIEARSVGAGSGGYSRLACLRVHPTFTLFHPTESFVSFTSIDGSKHEVWPDSGEQIYEGNNLPHGKWMLVDKRLNLQLVNMFDDVSQVVKCIVNWDSGTVNMELWSEDRPVSKETPLEIEHEYEVTSFP from the exons ATGCAGTTAGATCACAGTCAG AAGGAAGAGGGAAAAAACATAGTCAAGATGACAATTAGTGGAGATAATTCGGAAACTATAGGTATTGCTCCAACCGAAATGATTTTTGAGCCGATTTTGGAGGATGCAGTTTTCCGGTTTGACTGTTCCGTGGAGCATAGGAAAGCTGCATTTCCAAGTGTTTCATTTAAAAACATCAAAGACAGGGAAGTTTCGGTTATAAGTCACAATGTTCCAGCATATACTCCTACTTGTGTTTGTCTTGAGGAGAAGCAAGTTGTTACTTTCGAG TTTCCTCTTGGCACGTCGTTTTATGGGACGGGAGAAGTTGGTGGCGAGTTGGAGAGAACAGGAAAACGG GTGTTTACATGGAACACTGATGCATGGGGATATGGCCCTGGAACCACCCCACTGTACCAGTCACATCCATGGGTGCTAGTTGTTCTTCCAACTGGAGAAACTCTAGGTGTTCTTGCTGATACAACACAAAAGTGTGAG ATTGATCTGAGGAAAGAGGGTATTATAAGAATAATCGCTCCAACATCATATCCAATTATCACATTTGGTCCATTCTCTTCACCCACTGCTGTCTTGGAGTCCCTGTCGCACGCCATAG GAACTGTTTTCATGCCTCCAAAGTGGGCCCTAGGCTACCACCAATGCCGTTTTAGTTATATGTCAGAGAAGCGCGTGGCTGAG ATAGCTCAAACATTTCGTGACAAGAAGATTCCTGCAGACGTGATATGGATGGATATTGACTACATGGACGGTTTTCGTTGTTTCACATTCGACAAG GAACGTTTCCCGGATCCTAGTGCTTTGGCAAACTATCTTCATAATAATGGTTTCAAAGCGGTATGGATGCTTGACCCTGGAATAAAGAAAGAGGAAGGTTATTCTGTCTACGATAGTGGAAGCAAAGACGATGTTTGGGTTAAACAAGCAGATGGGAAGCCCTTCATTG GTGAAGTATGGCCTGGACCTTGCGTTTTCCCTGACTATACAAATTCCAAAACTCGGTCTTGGTGGGCTAGTTTAGTTCAAGACTTTATATCAAATGGTGTTGATGGTATATGGAACGATATGAATGAGCCTGCAGTTTTCAAC ACCGTGACAAAGACAATGCCTGAGAACAATATTCACTGTGGAGACGATGAGCTTGGAGGTGTTCAAAACCACTCACACTACCACAAC GTCTATGGGACTCTGATGGCAAGGTCAACTTATGAAGGGATTGATCTAGCTGATAAGAATAAGCGACCTTTTGTATTGACAAGGGCTGGATTCATAGGGAGCCAGAGATATGCTGCTACTTGGACAGGAGATAACCTTTCAACCTGGGAGCATTTACATATGTCTATATCCATGGTGCTTCAGCTG GGGCTTAGCGGTCAGCCCTTATCAGGGCCAGATATAGGTGGCTTTGGTGGCAATGCAACTCCGCGGCTATTTGGGCGTTGGATGGGCGTTGGAGCTATGTTTCCATTCTGTCGTGGCCATTCTGAGGTTGCCACTGATGACCATGAGCCATGGTCTTTCGGAGGAGAG TGTGAGGAAGTCTGTCGTGCCGCATTGAAGAGGCGCTACCAACTGTTACCACATTTTTACACCCTATTTTACATTGCCCATACAACTGGTGCTCCAGTTGCAGCTCCAATCTTTTTCGCTG ATCCGAAAGATTCTAGACTAAGGACTGTTGAAAACGCCTTTCTCTTGGGTCCACTTCTCATATATGCAAG CACTTTAAATAATCAGGGATCCCATGAATTGCATCACATAATGCCCAAAGGAACTTGGCTAAGGTTTGATTTTGAAGATTCACATCCG GATTTACCGACATTATTTTTACAAGGTGGATCCATTATATCAGTGGCTCCTCCACATCTACATGTTGGGGAGTTTACTCTGTCAGATGACTTGACCCTACTTGTGTCATTAGATGAAAATG GCAAAGCTGAAGGCCTCTTGTTTGAGGATGATGGAGATGGATATGGCTACACTAAAGGAAAATTTCTAATCACAAACTACATTGCTGAGAAGCATTCGTCCATTGTTACTGTTAAGGTTTCAAAAATTGAAGGAGATTGGCAGAGGCCAAAGCGCCGTGTTCATGTCCGGCTATTACTAGGAGGCGGTGCAATG CTTGATGCTTGGGGAATGGATGGAGAGACTATCCAGATTAATGTGCCTTCAGAACATGAAGTTTCAGAATTAACAACCAAGAGCAATGAGAGCTTCAAAATTCATATGG AAAATACAAAATTGATACCTGAGAAGGAAATTGTACCTGGACAAAAGGGAATGGAACTTTCAAGAGTCCCAATTGAGCTGAACAATGGCAATTGGAAACTAAATATAATTCCTTGGATTGGTGGAAGGATATTATCCATGTCACATGTTCCATCAG GAGTTCAATGGCTTCATAGCAGGATAGATATCAATGGCTATGAAGAGTACAGCAGTACTGAGTACTGGTCATCTGGATGCACTGAGGAATATAATATCATTGA GACGGATTTAGAACATGCAAGTGAAGAAGAATCTCTTATCTTAGAAGGTGATGTAGGCGGTGGACTGGTTCTTCAGCGTAAAATTACCATACCTAGTGACAACCCCAACATTCTTCGTATTGCCTCTACCATTGAAGCTCGAAGTGTCGGTGCTGGTTCTGGTGGATATTCAAG GCTGGCATGCTTAAGAGTCCATCCAACTTTCACTCTTTTTCATCCAACTGAATCGTTTGTGTCCTTCACATCGATTGATGGTTCAAAGCATGAGGTTTGGCCAGATTCTGGAGAGCAAATATATGAAGGAAACAACCTCCCACATG GTAAATGGATGCTGGTGGACAAGAGACTCAATCTACAGCTGGTAAACATGTTTGACGACGTTAGTCAGGTTGTCAAATGTATTGTCAACTGGGACAGTGGAACGGTTAACATGGAGCTATGGTCTGAGGACCGACCAGTTTCCAAGGAAACTCCTCTGGAAATAGAGCATGAATATGAAGTCACAAGTTTCCCATAA
- the LOC106327527 gene encoding alpha-glucosidase 2-like isoform X2, with protein MQLDHSQKEEGKNIVKMTISGDNSETIGIAPTEMIFEPILEDAVFRFDCSVEHRKAAFPSVSFKNIKDREVSVISHNVPAYTPTCVCLEEKQVVTFEFPLGTSFYGTGEVGGELERTGKRVFTWNTDAWGYGPGTTPLYQSHPWVLVVLPTGETLGVLADTTQKCEIDLRKEGIIRIIAPTSYPIITFGPFSSPTAVLESLSHAIGTVFMPPKWALGYHQCRFSYMSEKRVAEIPADVIWMDIDYMDGFRCFTFDKERFPDPSALANYLHNNGFKAVWMLDPGIKKEEGYSVYDSGSKDDVWVKQADGKPFIGEVWPGPCVFPDYTNSKTRSWWASLVQDFISNGVDGIWNDMNEPAVFNTVTKTMPENNIHCGDDELGGVQNHSHYHNVYGTLMARSTYEGIDLADKNKRPFVLTRAGFIGSQRYAATWTGDNLSTWEHLHMSISMVLQLGLSGQPLSGPDIGGFGGNATPRLFGRWMGVGAMFPFCRGHSEVATDDHEPWSFGGECEEVCRAALKRRYQLLPHFYTLFYIAHTTGAPVAAPIFFADPKDSRLRTVENAFLLGPLLIYASTLNNQGSHELHHIMPKGTWLRFDFEDSHPDLPTLFLQGGSIISVAPPHLHVGEFTLSDDLTLLVSLDENGKAEGLLFEDDGDGYGYTKGKFLITNYIAEKHSSIVTVKVSKIEGDWQRPKRRVHVRLLLGGGAMLDAWGMDGETIQINVPSEHEVSELTTKSNESFKIHMENTKLIPEKEIVPGQKGMELSRVPIELNNGNWKLNIIPWIGGRILSMSHVPSGVQWLHSRIDINGYEEYSSTEYWSSGCTEEYNIIETDLEHASEEESLILEGDVGGGLVLQRKITIPSDNPNILRIASTIEARSVGAGSGGYSRLACLRVHPTFTLFHPTESFVSFTSIDGSKHEVWPDSGEQIYEGNNLPHGKWMLVDKRLNLQLVNMFDDVSQVVKCIVNWDSGTVNMELWSEDRPVSKETPLEIEHEYEVTSFP; from the exons ATGCAGTTAGATCACAGTCAG AAGGAAGAGGGAAAAAACATAGTCAAGATGACAATTAGTGGAGATAATTCGGAAACTATAGGTATTGCTCCAACCGAAATGATTTTTGAGCCGATTTTGGAGGATGCAGTTTTCCGGTTTGACTGTTCCGTGGAGCATAGGAAAGCTGCATTTCCAAGTGTTTCATTTAAAAACATCAAAGACAGGGAAGTTTCGGTTATAAGTCACAATGTTCCAGCATATACTCCTACTTGTGTTTGTCTTGAGGAGAAGCAAGTTGTTACTTTCGAG TTTCCTCTTGGCACGTCGTTTTATGGGACGGGAGAAGTTGGTGGCGAGTTGGAGAGAACAGGAAAACGG GTGTTTACATGGAACACTGATGCATGGGGATATGGCCCTGGAACCACCCCACTGTACCAGTCACATCCATGGGTGCTAGTTGTTCTTCCAACTGGAGAAACTCTAGGTGTTCTTGCTGATACAACACAAAAGTGTGAG ATTGATCTGAGGAAAGAGGGTATTATAAGAATAATCGCTCCAACATCATATCCAATTATCACATTTGGTCCATTCTCTTCACCCACTGCTGTCTTGGAGTCCCTGTCGCACGCCATAG GAACTGTTTTCATGCCTCCAAAGTGGGCCCTAGGCTACCACCAATGCCGTTTTAGTTATATGTCAGAGAAGCGCGTGGCTGAG ATTCCTGCAGACGTGATATGGATGGATATTGACTACATGGACGGTTTTCGTTGTTTCACATTCGACAAG GAACGTTTCCCGGATCCTAGTGCTTTGGCAAACTATCTTCATAATAATGGTTTCAAAGCGGTATGGATGCTTGACCCTGGAATAAAGAAAGAGGAAGGTTATTCTGTCTACGATAGTGGAAGCAAAGACGATGTTTGGGTTAAACAAGCAGATGGGAAGCCCTTCATTG GTGAAGTATGGCCTGGACCTTGCGTTTTCCCTGACTATACAAATTCCAAAACTCGGTCTTGGTGGGCTAGTTTAGTTCAAGACTTTATATCAAATGGTGTTGATGGTATATGGAACGATATGAATGAGCCTGCAGTTTTCAAC ACCGTGACAAAGACAATGCCTGAGAACAATATTCACTGTGGAGACGATGAGCTTGGAGGTGTTCAAAACCACTCACACTACCACAAC GTCTATGGGACTCTGATGGCAAGGTCAACTTATGAAGGGATTGATCTAGCTGATAAGAATAAGCGACCTTTTGTATTGACAAGGGCTGGATTCATAGGGAGCCAGAGATATGCTGCTACTTGGACAGGAGATAACCTTTCAACCTGGGAGCATTTACATATGTCTATATCCATGGTGCTTCAGCTG GGGCTTAGCGGTCAGCCCTTATCAGGGCCAGATATAGGTGGCTTTGGTGGCAATGCAACTCCGCGGCTATTTGGGCGTTGGATGGGCGTTGGAGCTATGTTTCCATTCTGTCGTGGCCATTCTGAGGTTGCCACTGATGACCATGAGCCATGGTCTTTCGGAGGAGAG TGTGAGGAAGTCTGTCGTGCCGCATTGAAGAGGCGCTACCAACTGTTACCACATTTTTACACCCTATTTTACATTGCCCATACAACTGGTGCTCCAGTTGCAGCTCCAATCTTTTTCGCTG ATCCGAAAGATTCTAGACTAAGGACTGTTGAAAACGCCTTTCTCTTGGGTCCACTTCTCATATATGCAAG CACTTTAAATAATCAGGGATCCCATGAATTGCATCACATAATGCCCAAAGGAACTTGGCTAAGGTTTGATTTTGAAGATTCACATCCG GATTTACCGACATTATTTTTACAAGGTGGATCCATTATATCAGTGGCTCCTCCACATCTACATGTTGGGGAGTTTACTCTGTCAGATGACTTGACCCTACTTGTGTCATTAGATGAAAATG GCAAAGCTGAAGGCCTCTTGTTTGAGGATGATGGAGATGGATATGGCTACACTAAAGGAAAATTTCTAATCACAAACTACATTGCTGAGAAGCATTCGTCCATTGTTACTGTTAAGGTTTCAAAAATTGAAGGAGATTGGCAGAGGCCAAAGCGCCGTGTTCATGTCCGGCTATTACTAGGAGGCGGTGCAATG CTTGATGCTTGGGGAATGGATGGAGAGACTATCCAGATTAATGTGCCTTCAGAACATGAAGTTTCAGAATTAACAACCAAGAGCAATGAGAGCTTCAAAATTCATATGG AAAATACAAAATTGATACCTGAGAAGGAAATTGTACCTGGACAAAAGGGAATGGAACTTTCAAGAGTCCCAATTGAGCTGAACAATGGCAATTGGAAACTAAATATAATTCCTTGGATTGGTGGAAGGATATTATCCATGTCACATGTTCCATCAG GAGTTCAATGGCTTCATAGCAGGATAGATATCAATGGCTATGAAGAGTACAGCAGTACTGAGTACTGGTCATCTGGATGCACTGAGGAATATAATATCATTGA GACGGATTTAGAACATGCAAGTGAAGAAGAATCTCTTATCTTAGAAGGTGATGTAGGCGGTGGACTGGTTCTTCAGCGTAAAATTACCATACCTAGTGACAACCCCAACATTCTTCGTATTGCCTCTACCATTGAAGCTCGAAGTGTCGGTGCTGGTTCTGGTGGATATTCAAG GCTGGCATGCTTAAGAGTCCATCCAACTTTCACTCTTTTTCATCCAACTGAATCGTTTGTGTCCTTCACATCGATTGATGGTTCAAAGCATGAGGTTTGGCCAGATTCTGGAGAGCAAATATATGAAGGAAACAACCTCCCACATG GTAAATGGATGCTGGTGGACAAGAGACTCAATCTACAGCTGGTAAACATGTTTGACGACGTTAGTCAGGTTGTCAAATGTATTGTCAACTGGGACAGTGGAACGGTTAACATGGAGCTATGGTCTGAGGACCGACCAGTTTCCAAGGAAACTCCTCTGGAAATAGAGCATGAATATGAAGTCACAAGTTTCCCATAA